A genomic stretch from Alosa sapidissima isolate fAloSap1 chromosome 3, fAloSap1.pri, whole genome shotgun sequence includes:
- the tecra gene encoding very-long-chain enoyl-CoA reductase — MDALALEAKGNKADAPAAAPTKRPKQPKKAKRIVYFELEILHAKTKEKLLLLDKVEPTSTILDIKSMFHKSNPQWYPARQSLCLDPKGRSLKDEDILQTLPVGTTATFYFRDLGAQLSWGTVFLAECVGPLVIYLLFYFRLPFIYAPRYDFTTPKQWVVHLACICHSFHYVKRILETMFVHRFSTGTMPLRNIFKNCSYYWFFAAWKAYYINHPLYTPPMYGEQQVKTALMIFLFCQLGNFSIHIALRNLKQPGSKVKKIPYPSKNPFTWIFWVVSCPNYTYECGSWVGFTVMTQCVPVAAFTIVGFIQMAIWARGKHRSYLKEFPHYPTLRSSILPFIL, encoded by the exons ATGGATGCCCTGGCGCTAGAGGCGAAGGGCAACAAGGCTGATGCCCCAGCTGCTGCCCCTACCAAAAGACCAAAGCAACCGAAAAAAGCTAAAAGAATCGTTTACTTTGAGTTGGAGATATTGCACGCAAAGACAAAGGAAAAACTCCTCCTCCTGGacaag GTGGAGCCCACTTCAACCATTCTGGATATTAAGTCCATGTTCCACAAATCAA ATCCACAGTGGTATCCTGCTAGACAATCATTATGCTTAGATCCAA AGGGGAGGTCGCTCAAGGATGAAGACATCCTTCAGACCCTTCCCGTTGGAACTACTGCTACTTTCTACTTCAGGGACCTTGGGGCTCAGCTCAGCTGGGGAACA GTGTTTCTGGCAGAGTGCGTTGGACCCCTTGTCATCTATCTGTTGTTCTACTTCCGGCTCCCCTTCATTTATGCCCCTAGATATGACTTCACCACCCCTAAACAATGGGTTGTACA CCTTGCCTGCATATGCCACTCCTTCCACTATGTCAAACGGATCCTGGAGACCATGTTCGTGCACCGGTTCTCCACAGGCACAATGCCCCTCCGCAACATATTCAAG AATTGCTCCTATTACTGGTTCTTTGCAGCATGGAAGGCATATTACATTAACCATCCTCTGTACACTCCACCAA TGTATGGGGAGCAACAAGTAAAGACTGCTCTTATGATATTTCTG TTCTGTCAGTTAGGAAATTTCTCCATCCATATTGCCTTACGCAACCTCAAGCAACCTG GTTCAAAGGTGAAGAAGATCCCTTATCCATCTAAGAATCCTTTCACATGGATCTTCTGGGTGGTTTCCTGTCCAAATTACACTTACGAG TGTGGCTCCTGGGTGGGCTTCACAGTGATGACCCAGTGTGTGCCCGTGGCCGCCTTCACCATCGTGGGCTTCATCCAGATGGCGATATGGGCACGGGGCAAGCACCGCAGCTACCTGAAGGAGTTCCCACACTACCCCACCCTCCGCTCCTCCATCCTGCCCTTCATCCTGTAG